TGGCGACCTGAGCGATCACTTGCAAAACATTCCTGCTCCTTTTGAGGCGGTAGAAGCACATGCCGGAAGAAAAAAAGTGTTTAGCGGTACCAGCTGGGAAGATATGGCAGGCTATTGCCGGGCAGTACGAAGTGGAGACCGTATTTTAGTCTCCGGCACCACAGCTACACATGGCCAGAGGATGATCGGGGGTAATGATGCTGCAGCGCAGACCCACTTTGTAATAGATAAAATTCAGGGAGCTCTGGAGTCTTTGGGCGCCAGCTTAGAGGATGTGGATAGAACCCGAATTTTTGTGAACAATATCAAAGACTGGGAGGCTGTTGCCAGAGCCCATGGAGATCGTTTTCGTGATATACAGCCAGCCAATACATTGGTAGAGGCAAAACTGGTAGGTGAAGGCTATCTGGTAGAAATAGAAGCAGAGGCAAGAGTAAGTGTGTAGGGCATAAAAATACAAAAAAGAGGCTCGTATACCAACGAGCCTCACGCTCAAATAAAGGGGCTAGTCTTTCTCTACTACCTTACCATCGGCATACTTGGCAAACCTGCCTTTTTCGCGGGCGTGCACATTTTCGTGAGAAGGCCAGGGCCAGCCGCCAAACTGTGTTCGCTGAAATTCCTGCATTACCTGCTGTACCTCAGCATTATTGTTAGTTACAAAAGGTCCGTACTGTACTACCGGCTCATTTATGGGCTTACCCTGTAGCATTAATAGATGTCCTTCTTCACTGCCATTTTCCAATTTGACAGACTGCTCGGCGTCTAACTGAATAGCATGGTAGTTAGCTACAATCTGTCCATCTACCTTTATGGTATTCCCTTTAAAGAAATACAAAGTTCGGTTTACCTTTCCTTGTGCCGCTGGCAGCGTACACTCAGCATTAGCTTCCATTTTTATAGTCCAGATGGCTACCTCATTTGCAGGATCGGCGGCCCATGAATCGGGAGCGGGTGGAGGGGCCTGTTTCCCTTCTAAAGTGCCTGCAATTACAGATACTGAAGTCGCTTTGCCAGAATCGTCCTGATGCTGGTAGAGAGGAATACTGTCGTTCCAGAGCATCGCAAAATGTGGCTCAGCTTTTTTCTTAGCTCGTGGAAGGTTTAGCCAGATCTGAAATAGCTCAAGAGGGTTATCTCCATTTTCATTAATTAAGGGGAACATCTCAGCGTGTTGTACGCCCTTACCGGCTGTCATCCATTGCACGTCGCCATTGCCAAAGCGCCCAGCGGCACCAAGCGAGTCGGAGTGGTCAATAAGGCCACGGCGGGCTATGGTTACCGTTTCAAAACCCACGTGTGGATGTGCAGGGAAGCCAGGTACCTTAGAACCATGGTACATGCGCCAGCCATCTTTTACTGTAAAATCCTGCCCTATGTTTCTGCCCGACAGTGGTGCTGCCGGCCCCATATCTTTGTTTCCTTTAGGGTAAAAATCTTCGTGGTGTACACAAAATAAAAATGGGTCGCTAGTCTCCCAGGGGAAGCCCAGCGCTTTAGTATCTATTACGGCTGATCTGTTCATATGTATAGATGGTTTAATGTGATAACTTAAAAATTTAATATTTGATTAGGTTGTTTTGCTGCACGAAAGTATGGGTAAATTACGTTTTTACTTCTTTTTTACTAAGCCTTCCATATCTTGCGTATTATATCAACTCCTAACCTATGGTACGAATTTTACAAATTGCCTTTCTAAGCCTTCTCTTTAGTTTTCACTTACAAGCTCAACATTACAATCCTCATTACTTTAAAAACCTGAACATAAGAAATGTAGGCCCTGCTAATATGAGTGGACGTATTACAGCTATAGATGTTGCAACAAATAATGTTAAAACAATTTATTTGGGAGCAGCCTCAGGTGGCGTATGGAAATCTGAAAACGGAGGCACTGCCTGGACGAGTATCTTTGATGATCAGCCTACTGTTAATATTGGAGCCATAGCAATACAACCCGATAACTCTGAAGTGGTATGGGTAGGTACGGGTGAAGGTAATCCGCGAAACTCAATGAACCTGGGGCAGGGAATTTTTAAAAGTCTGGACGCAGGTAAAAGCTGGCAGTTTATGGGGCTGGAGAAAACCAAAACCATACACCGTATCATCGTTGACCCTACCGATGGCAACACCATTTATGTAGGGGCTATGGGCGACCCTTTTACACCAAATGAACACAGAGGGGTGTATAAAAGTACTGATGGTGGTAAAAGCTGGAAGAAAATTTTGTATACCAACGATCAGTCTGGGGTGGCAGATATGGTAATGGACCCGCATAATCCTAACAAAATTTTTGTGGCTATGTATGAGCATCGTCGCACACCCTACAGCTTTACCTCAGGGGGGCCAGGCTCTGGCCTGTTTCTCAGTCTTGATGGTGGAGAAAACTGGCAGAAACTAGACGAAAGTAATGGGCTACCCTCAGGCGAATTAGGGCGGATAGGAATAGCTATTGCCAGAAGCAATACAAATAGAATATATGCCAAGGTAGAGGCAAAAAAGAACGCCCTCTATCGCAGCAATGATGGCGGTCAGCAGTGGGAAATGATCAACGATAATCCACGCTTTACCAATAATCGCCCCTTTTATTTTCAGGATCTGGCAGTAGATCCGTATGACGAAGATAGGCTGTACAATATCTATCAGCCTTTGAGTGTGAGCTACGATGGCGGACTAAGCTTTGATCCTACTCCTATGATACCCGCAGATGAGACCAAGGGTATACATGCTGATTTTCATGCTTTTTGGGTAGACCCGGATGACCCTTCTTTTTTTATTATTGGTGGGGATGGAGGTATAGGCATTACCCACGATAAAGGGAAGAGTTGGTACTTTCCTGAAACTATCCCGGTAGCACAATTTTACCAGATTAATGTAGATAATGATATGCCCTACAATGTGTATGGAGGCATGCAGGATAATGGCAACTGGTCAGGGCCAGCTTATGTATGGAAGAGAGGAGGTATACGAACCCTGTACTGGCAATATCTGGTTGGGGGCGATGGATTCTATATTTCGCCTGACTCTGCCAACTCCCGCTTTGGCTATGGTACTGCACAAAACGGAGATCTGTTTCGTTACGACAAACTGACCGGCTATTATCAAAGCATAAAACCACAACATCCAGAGCTTAAAACCCGCTTGCGGTTTAACTGGAATGCGGGTTTTGCCCGAGATCCGTGGAACCAGAATGCTGCCTATTATGGCAGCCAGTTTGTACACAAAACAACCGACAAAGGGGCCAACTGGAAAATAATCTCACCTGACCTTAGTAATAACAATCCTGAGCAACAAAAACAGGATTATGGCGGACTGACAATAGACGCTTCTGGAGCGGAGTTTTATAATTCTATACTGACTATAGCTCCCAGCCCGCTAGATAGTAATGTGATTTGGGTAGGCACAGACGACGGAAACATACAACTCACCAGAGATGGGGGGCAAAACTGGCAGAGCCTGAGCGCAAACGTAAAAGGAATGCCCGAAGAGGCTTGGGTCGCACGAATTAAGGCATCTACCTATGATGCGGCTACGGCCTGGATGGTGGTGAATCAATACCGTAAAGGTGACTATGCCCCCTACCTCTTCCGTACACAAAACTATGGTAAAAGCTGGGAGCGTATGGTAGATGAAAACGATGTTAAAGGCTATGCCTTAGCCGTAATTCAGGATCCTGTAGAGCCCAATTTGGTATTTCTAGGTACAGAAAACGGTCTTTGGATAAGCATGGATGAAGGAGAGTCGTGGCAACAATTTACCAATGGTTTCCCTTCTGTCTCTACTATGGACCTGGCCATTCAGCAAAGAGAGTCAGCGCTAATAGTTGGTACATTTGGCAGAGCCATATGGGTGCTTGATGATCTGCTAAGCCTGAGAGAGGCGGCTTCCGGTCGGCTAAACAGTAAGAAGTTTTCTGCTTTGCCCATCAATGATGCAGTGCAGGTAAAAGGCTTGTTTATTGCTCCTCCAGGAAATATCTGGACAGGATTTCACACTACCTTTGAAGGCGAGAATCGCCCTTTTCAGCAAACGCTTATCCCTTTTTACATCAACGAGAAGCAAATTGATGCGGATGATGTAGTATTCGCCGAAGTCTTGAATGCGAAAGGAGAAAGGATTCAGAAGTTACATACTGATAAGCTAGAACCCGGCCTTAATTATTTGCGCTGGAAGCTTGACGAAGAGGCCGCTGTATTGCCCGGAGCCTATGTCTCTGAAGAGAGCCGAGGTATACCAGTATTGCCGGGTTCTTATCGTATAGTGCTGCAATATGGCGAGCAAAAAGATACTACTGAAGTTGAAGTAATACCTGACCCCAGGTTTGATTACCAGGCTGAGGTAGATGCTGCCCATTATCAAATTTTAAAAAGACTAAACCAAAGTACGATTCAGCTTAGTACTGCATTGCAAAAATTAGCACAGAGCGAGACAACCGTAGAACGAATAAGAGGGCAACTCCTGGAAATAGGGTACGCAGAAAATCATCAACTACTACAACAGTCTGAAAAAGTAAAGCAAAACCTGATAACCTTAAATGAGCAAGCCAAAGGTAAGCGGCCCAATAAACAGTTAGGCGCCTGGCAGTCGTTTGAAACTACGGCATACTCCAGCGTGTCAGATGCACAATACGCGTTAAAAGGGAGGTTGCATAAGCCCTCTTTGCAGGATCAAGCTCTGGTCGCTCAAGCTGAAAAGCTGGTACAAAGCTTACAGCAACAGGTAGATCAGTTCTACGCCCAGGAGTGGAAGGCCTTTCGCGAAGCCATAGAAAATGCTCAAATTACTTGGTTTGAGCATAAACAGTAAAACCCTCATTTAACCCAATTCTCTACTATGAACATACTACGTATACTTATACTGTTGCTACTTATACCCGGTGCGCTTCTTGCTAATGACGATCTTCAAAAATTTGGTGAAAGCTTTTTTGCCTGGCGAGCCAAAATGCAACCTGCCAGCGGGGATGATATCAATCGTGTGGAGCGACCAAAAGGTTGGGTGCCTGACTATTCTCCCGAAGCGCTACAGCAATACCATCAGGATTATAAAAGATTCAGAAATGAGTTGGATGGTATTTCGCAAAACGGCTGGAAGGCAGAAGACAGTGTAGACTTTTTACTTTTGCATTCTGCTGTAGAACGTATCAACTGGGAGCTAAATGTCTTGCGCCTACCCTACCGCAACCCAGATTTTTATGTGCACCAGAGCTTGGGCGTGCTATTTGAACTGCTGGTAGTTCATACACCTATGACAGATCAGCGGATAGAAGAGATTATCCTGAGGATAGGGTCCATACCTGCTACCTTAAACCATGCTAAAGTTAACCTAAAAGAGCCTTTTGCCGGAGGAGCTGTGATAGCCCTGAATAATCTGGAAGGTATAGACCATAAGCTGGAAGCCATGCAGGTTGCTTTAGAAAGTGAAGCTCATAAGCGTTACCATAAAAAACTCAGAAAAGCTACTGAAGAAGCTGTAGAGGCGCTGTTAAGCTACAAAAAGTGGCTTGAAGAAAATATGCCTCAAATGACTAAAAGCTTTGAGGTTGGCAGAGAGAATTATAATTAT
This window of the Porifericola rhodea genome carries:
- a CDS encoding pirin family protein gives rise to the protein MNRSAVIDTKALGFPWETSDPFLFCVHHEDFYPKGNKDMGPAAPLSGRNIGQDFTVKDGWRMYHGSKVPGFPAHPHVGFETVTIARRGLIDHSDSLGAAGRFGNGDVQWMTAGKGVQHAEMFPLINENGDNPLELFQIWLNLPRAKKKAEPHFAMLWNDSIPLYQHQDDSGKATSVSVIAGTLEGKQAPPPAPDSWAADPANEVAIWTIKMEANAECTLPAAQGKVNRTLYFFKGNTIKVDGQIVANYHAIQLDAEQSVKLENGSEEGHLLMLQGKPINEPVVQYGPFVTNNNAEVQQVMQEFQRTQFGGWPWPSHENVHAREKGRFAKYADGKVVEKD
- a CDS encoding WD40/YVTN/BNR-like repeat-containing protein — encoded protein: MVRILQIAFLSLLFSFHLQAQHYNPHYFKNLNIRNVGPANMSGRITAIDVATNNVKTIYLGAASGGVWKSENGGTAWTSIFDDQPTVNIGAIAIQPDNSEVVWVGTGEGNPRNSMNLGQGIFKSLDAGKSWQFMGLEKTKTIHRIIVDPTDGNTIYVGAMGDPFTPNEHRGVYKSTDGGKSWKKILYTNDQSGVADMVMDPHNPNKIFVAMYEHRRTPYSFTSGGPGSGLFLSLDGGENWQKLDESNGLPSGELGRIGIAIARSNTNRIYAKVEAKKNALYRSNDGGQQWEMINDNPRFTNNRPFYFQDLAVDPYDEDRLYNIYQPLSVSYDGGLSFDPTPMIPADETKGIHADFHAFWVDPDDPSFFIIGGDGGIGITHDKGKSWYFPETIPVAQFYQINVDNDMPYNVYGGMQDNGNWSGPAYVWKRGGIRTLYWQYLVGGDGFYISPDSANSRFGYGTAQNGDLFRYDKLTGYYQSIKPQHPELKTRLRFNWNAGFARDPWNQNAAYYGSQFVHKTTDKGANWKIISPDLSNNNPEQQKQDYGGLTIDASGAEFYNSILTIAPSPLDSNVIWVGTDDGNIQLTRDGGQNWQSLSANVKGMPEEAWVARIKASTYDAATAWMVVNQYRKGDYAPYLFRTQNYGKSWERMVDENDVKGYALAVIQDPVEPNLVFLGTENGLWISMDEGESWQQFTNGFPSVSTMDLAIQQRESALIVGTFGRAIWVLDDLLSLREAASGRLNSKKFSALPINDAVQVKGLFIAPPGNIWTGFHTTFEGENRPFQQTLIPFYINEKQIDADDVVFAEVLNAKGERIQKLHTDKLEPGLNYLRWKLDEEAAVLPGAYVSEESRGIPVLPGSYRIVLQYGEQKDTTEVEVIPDPRFDYQAEVDAAHYQILKRLNQSTIQLSTALQKLAQSETTVERIRGQLLEIGYAENHQLLQQSEKVKQNLITLNEQAKGKRPNKQLGAWQSFETTAYSSVSDAQYALKGRLHKPSLQDQALVAQAEKLVQSLQQQVDQFYAQEWKAFREAIENAQITWFEHKQ